TCATTAAGCAAAAAAAATATTTATTCCGGTCTGAAACTAAAAAAACTCCCCTCATTCTTATAAAAATGTTAGAGGATCCGAACACCTTCCAATTTGGAGAGAATTCAGCATATCTCACAACTAACAAAGAGGTGTCCAAGTAGCCATAATCGGCTCCGGGACACCTCTTCAGTCTATTTTGGATTAGTCATGGAAATTAAGACCTGAAGAAACCGCTTTGACATAACCTGCACGGATCACGAAATCGCCAAAATGCTCGCTATGCAGACGTTCTTTCGAATAACGATGAAGGATTGGCTCCAGCGTCTCCAGAATTTCTTTTTCATCTATGTTTTCTTTATACATTTTGTTCAAGCGATCTCCCGTAAAACCTGCTCCCAAGTACATATTATATCTGCCTGGACCTTTACCAATAAACGAGATTTCGCCCAGTGCCGGTCTTGCACATCCATTGGGACAGCCGGTCATCCGGATCACAATTTCCTCATCACGTAGGCCAGCTTCATCAAGGACAAGCTCTAGCTTATCAATCAACGAAGGCAAATAACGTTCTGCTTCAGCCATCGCAAGTCCGCAGGTAGGGAGTGCTACACAGGACATAGAACTGCGGCGTAGTGCAGAAAGATGTGCTCCGTCCGTAAGTCCATGCTGTTTAGCCAGCTCAGCCACTTTTCGTTTTTTTGCAGAGGTTACATTGGCAATCGTTAAATTCTGATTCGGTGTAAGCCGGAAATCTCCAGTATGAATCTTGGCAATTTCCCGCAAACCGGTCATTAACGTGTACCCTTCTTGATCATGAATCCGTCCACTTTGGATATAAAGCGTCAAATTCCATTTCCCATTGGTACCCTTCACCCAGCCGTAACGGTCTCCATTGTGATCAAAATGGTATTCACGTGCCGACTCAAGCCGCCATCCGAGTCTTTCATGCAGCTCATCGACAAACCATTCCAGACCGTGGCGGTCAATCGTATACTTGAACCGTGCATTTTTGCGGACAGAGCGATTACCATAGTCCCGCTGAATCGTTACCGTCTTCTCCGCTACAACGATCAATTGATCAGGACGGCAAAAACCAATGATACGACCAAGCTGAGGATAAGTGCTAGTATCGCCATGAGTCATACCCATACCGCCGCCTACCGAAACGTTGAACCCTACCAGCTTATCATTCTCAAGAATAGCGATAAAGCCCAGATCCTGCGAGAACACATCTACGTCATTAGAAGGGGGCACCGCAAGACCAATCTTGAATTTACGTGGTAAATAGACCGGACCATAGATCGGCTCAACTTCTGCCCGATCTCCTAAACTATCCACTACCTTTTCACCGTCTAGCCAAATTTCATGGTAAGCGGGAGTACGTGGTGATAGATGATCGCTGACTTTACGCGCCCATTCGTACACTTCTGCATGAACCTCTGATTGATAGGGATTCGGATTGCTCATTACGTTACGGTTAACATCCCCACATGCTGCAAGGGTTGTCATTAGCGTATCATTGATGCTTCGGATGGTCTTCTTTAGGTTCCATTTGAGGACTCCGTGCATTTGGAACGCCTGTCTGGTAGTCAGACGTAAGGTTCCGTTACCATATTTCTGTGCCAGATCATCCATCACCAGCCATTGCTCGGGTGTAGCGACACCACCAGGGGCGACTACGCGAAGCATGAACTGGAATGCAGGCTCCAGCTTCTGACGTTCCCGTTCGTTGCGCAAATCTCTGTCATCCTGCATATAGCTTCCGTGAAATTTAAGCAGTCGATTATCATCTTCAGGCAGACCGCCCGTAATCGGATTGCTTAGTGTCTCAACTAACGCGCCCCGTAGATAGTTACTCTCCGACTTAATATGCTCAACATCACTTGGAGGCCCGCCGATCGGCTTGACCTTCTCATTGTTTGCCATTGTGTTATCTCCCCCCGAAGTCATTCGATAACTTTCCATCTATCCATTAATAGACATCGCGCTGGTAACGCTGCGTCTGTTGCATATCTTCCAGATAAGCCACTGCCGCTTCAGGGCTCAACCCACCCTCATTCTGAATCACAGTAAGCAAAGCAGAATGAACATCATGCGCCATATACTTCTCGTCACCGCAAACGTAAATATGAGCACCTTCTTGCAGCCATTCATAAACCTCACGACTCTTTTGCAAGATGCGATGCTGTACGTATACTTTCTCTTCGGTATCACGTGAGAAGGCAACATCCAGCTTGCTTAGAAAGCCATCCTTCAGCATTCTCTGCCAATCAGTCTGATACAAGAAATCTGTCACAAAATGCCGATCTCCATAGAACAGCCATGATTTCCCTTCCGCTCCCAGCTCTCCACGTTCCTCTAGGAAAGAGCGGAATGGAGCAACGCCCGTGCCTGGTCCGATCATTATAATCGGCGCATCCGGGTTAGCCGGTAGTTTAAAGTTAGGATTATGCTGAATGTAAATAGGCAACGTATCTCCTGGCTCTACTCTTTCTGCGCAATGCACTGAGCAGACACCGTAGCGTTCTCTGCCGTGAGCCTCATAACGTACAGCTCTGACCGTTAGATGAACTTCATCCGGGTTAGCCTTATAACTGCTAGCGATTGAATAGAGACGTGCAGGAAGCTTCCGCAAAATAGTCACAAAACTACTGGCTGAGCCTTCCCACGGTGAGAAGTCCTGGATTAAATCGAGCAGATCGCGTCCTTGAATATACTCTTTAAGCTCCGAAGCACGGTCTGGAGCTAATAACTCACTCAGCTTGTTTGAAGCGGACAGCTTTGCTGCTTGCTCCAGCAAAGGTTTGGTCAATACAGTGATTTCGTAATGATGCAGAAGTGCCTCACGTAAGGTTCCTTCATCACCTTTCTTATTAAACGGGACCGTATCGTTAGGATTCCAGTCCATAGTATGAATAATGGCGTCCACCAATTCAGGATGATTCTCTGGATAAACTCCCAGTGCATCCCCTGGTTCAAACTGTATATTAGAGCCTTCAAGCGATAACTCCAGATGACGAGTCTCACGGTCCGAACCGCGCCCGTTCAAATTCAAATTCTCCAGTACCTCTGCTTTAAAAGGATTATTCCGTGTATATAAAGGCTCTTGCGACTCTGCGTCTTCTGCGGCTTGAACCGCTTTTGCAGCAATAGCTGGAGCATTTAAATTTGCATTTAATGCACCAATTACACCCTCAAACCATTCGGCAACGGAATCGTCATAATCGAGATCACAATCTACACGTGGACTTAGCCGCTTTCCGCCAAGTTCCTCTAACCTCTGATCGAAGTCTTTACCCGTCTGACAGAAAAATTCATAAGAGGTATCTCCCAGAGCCAGAACAGAAAACCGTAGGTTCTCTAATTGAGGAGCTCTTTTACTATAAAGAAATTCATGGAATATACGTGCATTATCAGGCGGTTCACCTTCTCCGTGAGTACTTACCAGTAATAGCAGATTCTCTACCTTTTTTAGCGCAGTAGGTTTGAAGCTATTCATCGCGGAGATTGTGACTTGAAATCCTTGCTCTTCCAACTTGCGGGACAAGCTCCCCGCCAGTCGCTGGCAATTCCCAGTTTGCGAACCAAATAATAGGGTTACTTCGCGTGATGCTGCTTGTTGACTCGTTAAAACGCCGCCAACCTCCGCGTTTCCAATCGTATTCGATTGCACTTGAAGTTCGGAACCTGCCGGCGCTGCCGCCGCAGCACGGCCAATTGCGGACAAATATCCGCTGAGCCATATTTGCTGTGTCTCCGTTAAGGATGGTAGAAGACGATTGAGAAGCTCGACTTGATTCTCGTTAAAAGGACTGTTCGTTACCTGTAGTTGCGACAATATCCACCACTCCTAAACATGAAATCTGGTTATGATCCGTACCTCATATAAATCTACCTGAGCCTTTTTTAGAACCTCATGAAATCAGGCTATCACAATAATTGTAAACGATCAATGAAGTCATTTTCACCTAAAAATTGTTAATTATTGAAAAAGTATCAAGAAAGTACGGAAAAACCGATCAAAACAGTATGATTTACTCTGATTTGATCGGTTTCATTATAAAAAGTGATACTATTTATAAAATATTGTGATAAATAAAAACTATAAATCCTTTTTACTTTCGGGAAATAATACCTCGCCTACCCCCATCTTTATCTTCACAATCTCTTCGAGCGTATTCGATAACTCGCCAGGCGGATAAGGTTTCGTTAAATACTTCTGAATCACATCATTCAGTTGGTTCTTATCCGATTGATCCAGAGCAGAAGAGATAACAATCGGAATATTCTCTGTTCTCGAATCATCTTTTAGCATTCGGATCAAATCCCAACCGTCCAGTTCTTCACCAAGCATCAAATCAACCACTATCGCCACAAATGGTGTTTTCAAGGCCTGATCAAAAGCTTGCTGTGGATGATAGTGATGGGTAACACGGAAGCCCTTCCCTTTAAGCTCTTCTGATAAAAGCAACGATAGACTGTAATCATCTTCAACGATCATTACATTAGGCTTGAGCTCTTTTTCTGCATTCCATTTATTTAGCTCATCTTGATGTCTGCTTGTTTCTGAATGGAGGATTGGGAGGCTAAACCAAACGGTCGTCCCCTTTCCCTCTACCGAATCAATTCCGATGCTTCCCTTTTGTTTCTCTATAATTTCTTTACAAATGGCTAGACCGAGACCTGTTCCACCAATTCTTTTGGAGGCACTGTTATCTACCCTTCTGAATTTTTGAAATAGCTGTCCTATTTGATCCTTAGGAATGCCAAGACCATTATCCTGAATGCGAACAATTACTTGACCTGGCTCATTATGCAACAGTACCTTTATTTCATTAGTAGCAGGCGAGAACTTAATCGCATTACTTAACAGATTCGTTAGAACTTGGACAATCTTATCCTTGTCCACATCCACTTCTGCATTAAGAGCTTCATCCACCAGCAGCACATGATGTGTGCTGCTAAGTTTATATTGATCGATCACCCCAAGTACAATTTCACTGAGATTCACATGCTCCGTGATATACTGCTGCTTACCTGATTCCATTCTCTGCAGATCTAGAAAATCATTAATGAGCTCAGTCAATCGCTTCGCTTCCTTATGAATCGTCTCCAGATACTTCAGCTGCTTCTCAGGCTTCATGGTTTTGGACAATAGCAATTCCGTGAATCCTAGTACACTCGACAAAGGCGTTCTCAGCTCATGACTTACCGTACTGACAAGATCAGATTTCATAAGATCCAGCTCGTACTCCCTGGTGATATCTCTGTAGACGAACAATGAACCAATTCGAAGCTCACGACGGAAAACAGGAATTGCATATACATCAATATGCTTCTTGGATTCAGTTCCAATAGAGAATTGCATAGTGCTCGACTCCAGAGCATGCTCAGAGATCGCTTGCTCAAAGAACAACCGAAGTTCATCGTGTTCATTCGAGCGTTCGATGAAATAATCCATCCATTCTTTTCTAGGAATCAAGGTACCTTCGGTCCATTCATAGTTAACTATATTACACAGCGCCTTATTCATCTGCAGCATCATGCCTTCTGTATTTACGAACTGAATCCCTTCGTTTACATTATTCACGATATCGTGGTTCAGCTTTCGCTCATGTTCGATCTCTTCGTACATGACTAAACGTTCAACCACTAGAGCCACTCGGTTCATCATCCCTTGAACCTCATTAATCTCTTCTTTGCTGAAAGAGTGTCCAATCCGACTTCCGCAAAATACAGCTACAATCTCATCTTCTGCATTCACAACAGTGGTATAGAAGTCATAGCAGTAGACCTTATTCGAAGAAATTCCCTGTTCCGATTGCGTGGCTAAACGCTTAACCACATATGTCTTTTCTGACTTCAAACGATATAACATTTCGTTGTTCTCATTATCGATATACCGCTGTACAATTTTCTGAGGAACCCCTTTTACAGCCGCAATCTTATCCTTCACGAGCAGGAAGAAGCACGAATCAAATGCATACTTACGATGTATGAATTGAATAAACTTATCTGCAAATTCATGTTTATCTAAGGTATAGGTAATATCATGATTCAGCTGATTATAAAGCTCAAGAATCTTTTTAGTCTGTTCCGTATTTTCTAGCATTTCCGCCAGTTCTAGCTGTACACTTTTCATAGAGGTGATATTATACGCAATAAGAATATACTGATATATTTCTCCATCTTTGTTCAGGTACGGCACGATAGTCAGATGCATCCAGATCGGCAATCCATCTTTGGTCAGAATCTGGAGCTCATTGCTCCATACCCCACCCGTATTTAACTTGTTAAAGACCCCCTGCGTTTGGTCACTAGATATATTATAGAGTTCAAATAACTTATAGGTAAAACCGATAATCTCAGACTTTTTATAGCCGGAATATTTGCTTAAATTATCATTCGAGTAGGTAAAGACTCCTTTATCAGTAAGAATCCCCACTGCAGCCGACTGATCCAGCGCTTTCATCATACTTTCAATTTCATTAAGTGAATGTTGCAGCCTGTACTGCTGATCCTGAAGCTCGTCCTGTTGCGCTTGTAGCTCTTCATTCTGCATCATCAATTCTTCTTCTTTGTCCTGAATACTTCTGGCCATATTTAGAAATGCAGTATAAAGTCGTCCGATTTCATCCTGATTCTTAAGCTTGCCCAGAAGAATTTCCTCACCAGCAGCCAATGAATGAGTTGCGCCTTCCAGCTTCAGAATGGGATTAATCAAGTTCCTTAGAATCCGCCAAATCATAAAAGTGAAG
The window above is part of the Paenibacillus sp. FSL K6-0276 genome. Proteins encoded here:
- the cysI gene encoding assimilatory sulfite reductase (NADPH) hemoprotein subunit; the protein is MANNEKVKPIGGPPSDVEHIKSESNYLRGALVETLSNPITGGLPEDDNRLLKFHGSYMQDDRDLRNERERQKLEPAFQFMLRVVAPGGVATPEQWLVMDDLAQKYGNGTLRLTTRQAFQMHGVLKWNLKKTIRSINDTLMTTLAACGDVNRNVMSNPNPYQSEVHAEVYEWARKVSDHLSPRTPAYHEIWLDGEKVVDSLGDRAEVEPIYGPVYLPRKFKIGLAVPPSNDVDVFSQDLGFIAILENDKLVGFNVSVGGGMGMTHGDTSTYPQLGRIIGFCRPDQLIVVAEKTVTIQRDYGNRSVRKNARFKYTIDRHGLEWFVDELHERLGWRLESAREYHFDHNGDRYGWVKGTNGKWNLTLYIQSGRIHDQEGYTLMTGLREIAKIHTGDFRLTPNQNLTIANVTSAKKRKVAELAKQHGLTDGAHLSALRRSSMSCVALPTCGLAMAEAERYLPSLIDKLELVLDEAGLRDEEIVIRMTGCPNGCARPALGEISFIGKGPGRYNMYLGAGFTGDRLNKMYKENIDEKEILETLEPILHRYSKERLHSEHFGDFVIRAGYVKAVSSGLNFHD
- a CDS encoding assimilatory sulfite reductase (NADPH) flavoprotein subunit gives rise to the protein MSQLQVTNSPFNENQVELLNRLLPSLTETQQIWLSGYLSAIGRAAAAAPAGSELQVQSNTIGNAEVGGVLTSQQAASREVTLLFGSQTGNCQRLAGSLSRKLEEQGFQVTISAMNSFKPTALKKVENLLLLVSTHGEGEPPDNARIFHEFLYSKRAPQLENLRFSVLALGDTSYEFFCQTGKDFDQRLEELGGKRLSPRVDCDLDYDDSVAEWFEGVIGALNANLNAPAIAAKAVQAAEDAESQEPLYTRNNPFKAEVLENLNLNGRGSDRETRHLELSLEGSNIQFEPGDALGVYPENHPELVDAIIHTMDWNPNDTVPFNKKGDEGTLREALLHHYEITVLTKPLLEQAAKLSASNKLSELLAPDRASELKEYIQGRDLLDLIQDFSPWEGSASSFVTILRKLPARLYSIASSYKANPDEVHLTVRAVRYEAHGRERYGVCSVHCAERVEPGDTLPIYIQHNPNFKLPANPDAPIIMIGPGTGVAPFRSFLEERGELGAEGKSWLFYGDRHFVTDFLYQTDWQRMLKDGFLSKLDVAFSRDTEEKVYVQHRILQKSREVYEWLQEGAHIYVCGDEKYMAHDVHSALLTVIQNEGGLSPEAAVAYLEDMQQTQRYQRDVY
- a CDS encoding ATP-binding protein — protein: MAKESSSNHSIKNRYLRIIIVVFSLIVIMGTVFFLFINYEQDELGRDRETLKYKADTISEMASTLNEVFFRARGFTLLKDPNELKLLNTALANFDQILDKYSNLNLSSEEVLFRDGLKSFYVQYKNNTLPEAIRLVEADDYVALRALAEEGSTKSVNDFLAYTKEYRLRSDTALNNMALHYIKRANEFTFISFFFSTIILLFFTFMIWRILRNLINPILKLEGATHSLAAGEEILLGKLKNQDEIGRLYTAFLNMARSIQDKEEELMMQNEELQAQQDELQDQQYRLQHSLNEIESMMKALDQSAAVGILTDKGVFTYSNDNLSKYSGYKKSEIIGFTYKLFELYNISSDQTQGVFNKLNTGGVWSNELQILTKDGLPIWMHLTIVPYLNKDGEIYQYILIAYNITSMKSVQLELAEMLENTEQTKKILELYNQLNHDITYTLDKHEFADKFIQFIHRKYAFDSCFFLLVKDKIAAVKGVPQKIVQRYIDNENNEMLYRLKSEKTYVVKRLATQSEQGISSNKVYCYDFYTTVVNAEDEIVAVFCGSRIGHSFSKEEINEVQGMMNRVALVVERLVMYEEIEHERKLNHDIVNNVNEGIQFVNTEGMMLQMNKALCNIVNYEWTEGTLIPRKEWMDYFIERSNEHDELRLFFEQAISEHALESSTMQFSIGTESKKHIDVYAIPVFRRELRIGSLFVYRDITREYELDLMKSDLVSTVSHELRTPLSSVLGFTELLLSKTMKPEKQLKYLETIHKEAKRLTELINDFLDLQRMESGKQQYITEHVNLSEIVLGVIDQYKLSSTHHVLLVDEALNAEVDVDKDKIVQVLTNLLSNAIKFSPATNEIKVLLHNEPGQVIVRIQDNGLGIPKDQIGQLFQKFRRVDNSASKRIGGTGLGLAICKEIIEKQKGSIGIDSVEGKGTTVWFSLPILHSETSRHQDELNKWNAEKELKPNVMIVEDDYSLSLLLSEELKGKGFRVTHHYHPQQAFDQALKTPFVAIVVDLMLGEELDGWDLIRMLKDDSRTENIPIVISSALDQSDKNQLNDVIQKYLTKPYPPGELSNTLEEIVKIKMGVGEVLFPESKKDL